In Mangrovivirga cuniculi, the following proteins share a genomic window:
- a CDS encoding ribosome maturation factor RimP, whose protein sequence is MMKDKITTFVEKYLPDESHYIVDIITKGNEQQQKVIVLIDSDEGLNIDTCASVSRQLGADEDFDNLFDGPYRLEVSSPGVDFPIKLERQYKKNIGRSVKVTLNEDEKIIEGSLSKVEDDGIILSPEPKIIKGRKVKPDLKEDTKINFSDIKETKILITFK, encoded by the coding sequence ATGATGAAAGATAAAATAACCACATTTGTTGAAAAGTATTTACCAGATGAAAGTCACTATATTGTTGACATTATCACTAAAGGTAATGAACAACAACAAAAAGTTATCGTATTGATAGACAGTGACGAAGGGTTAAATATTGACACTTGTGCCTCAGTAAGCCGTCAGTTAGGAGCAGATGAAGATTTCGATAATTTGTTCGATGGCCCTTACAGACTTGAAGTTTCATCTCCAGGCGTAGATTTTCCGATTAAACTTGAGAGACAATATAAAAAGAACATCGGAAGATCTGTTAAAGTGACCCTGAATGAGGATGAAAAAATTATAGAAGGTTCGTTAAGCAAGGTAGAAGATGATGGAATTATTCTTTCACCTGAACCTAAAATTATTAAAGGAAGAAAAGTTAAACCTGATCTAAAAGAGGATACTAAGATCAATTTTTCGGATATTAAGGAAACTAAAATATTAATAACATTTAAGTAG